Proteins encoded by one window of Pseudonocardia sp. HH130629-09:
- a CDS encoding 4'-phosphopantetheinyl transferase family protein codes for MTVTVWWAAPADPGARADLVALLDAHERERLVALRRPEDRARYLAAHALARLVLAERLDADPAELVLDRTCRCGEPHGKPRLAGRGDDPGFSLTHSGALVGVAVGTGPVGVDVEAHRPLSGLDGLVRHALSPAELAAGTPDGTGFLVTWTRKEALLKATGEGLSSPMDAITLSPPHSPARVLDWTGTAGSWWVTDVPTGLDDHPGAVAGAGPVAPAVTVADGDAILSVRRGTMHG; via the coding sequence GTGACCGTCACCGTCTGGTGGGCCGCCCCGGCCGATCCCGGCGCCCGCGCCGACCTCGTCGCGCTGCTGGACGCCCACGAACGCGAACGGCTCGTCGCGCTGCGACGGCCCGAGGACCGCGCCCGCTACCTCGCCGCGCACGCGCTGGCCCGGCTGGTGCTCGCCGAGCGGCTCGACGCCGACCCCGCCGAGCTGGTCCTCGACCGGACCTGCCGCTGCGGGGAGCCGCACGGCAAGCCCCGCCTGGCCGGGCGCGGCGACGACCCCGGCTTCTCCCTCACCCACTCCGGCGCGCTGGTCGGTGTCGCGGTCGGGACCGGGCCGGTCGGCGTCGACGTCGAGGCGCACCGCCCCCTGTCCGGCCTCGACGGCCTGGTCCGGCACGCCCTGTCCCCCGCCGAGCTCGCCGCGGGGACGCCCGACGGGACCGGCTTCCTGGTCACCTGGACCCGGAAGGAGGCGCTGCTCAAGGCCACCGGCGAGGGCCTGTCGAGCCCGATGGACGCGATCACCCTGTCCCCGCCGCACAGCCCGGCCCGGGTGCTGGACTGGACCGGCACCGCCGGGAGCTGGTGGGTCACCGACGTCCCCACCGGCCTCGACGACCACCCGGGCGCCGTCGCCGGGGCGGGACCGGTGGCCCCGGCCGTCACCGTCGCCGACGGCGACGCGATCCTGTCGGTGCGCCGGGGCACGATGCACGGGTGA
- a CDS encoding MarR family winged helix-turn-helix transcriptional regulator: MTDEIGAADQIDDVVDAVMTASRAMLSVVAGSLAAVGEQAGPTAGEVTLPQYRALVVLAQHGTRRPADLATALTVSASTATRMCDRLVSRGLVVRTRTGDDRREVALALSPAGRTLVDEVTRLRRAEMHRLLAMLPAAERTAVRDALRRFADAAGEVGETDWAVAPVPAEGGAR; this comes from the coding sequence GTGACCGACGAGATCGGTGCTGCCGATCAGATCGACGATGTCGTCGACGCGGTGATGACCGCGAGCCGGGCGATGCTCTCCGTGGTGGCCGGGTCCCTGGCCGCCGTGGGGGAGCAGGCCGGCCCGACGGCGGGCGAGGTGACCCTGCCGCAGTACCGCGCGCTGGTCGTGCTGGCCCAGCACGGCACCCGGCGCCCGGCCGACCTGGCCACGGCGCTGACCGTGTCGGCGTCGACGGCGACCCGGATGTGCGACCGGCTGGTGAGCCGCGGCCTCGTCGTGCGCACCCGCACCGGCGACGACCGTCGCGAGGTCGCCCTCGCACTCAGCCCCGCCGGGCGGACGCTCGTCGACGAGGTCACCCGGCTGCGCCGCGCCGAGATGCACCGGCTGCTCGCGATGCTGCCCGCCGCCGAGCGCACCGCGGTCCGCGACGCACTGCGCCGCTTCGCCGACGCCGCGGGCGAGGTCGGCGAGACCGACTGGGCCGTCGCGCCGGTGCCCGCCGAGGGCGGTGCGCGGTGA
- a CDS encoding chloride channel protein, whose protein sequence is MVFGLELILRSFGAVAFGVLVISSVVANVVAEVIAGGRAILTLPHFDLGSPAQLPLYALLGLLAGLLGWAFARILYVVEDACDAVWRGPEWLRPAVGGLLLGALLLALPQMYGVGYPVLEAAIGGRYVVGFLLLLVVGRILASSLTIGVGGSGGVFAPSLFVGGTAGTAFGYAAAALFPALDLHPGAFGLVGMAAVFAGAAHAPITAVLIVFELTGDYALILPLMAAVVLATGLSNLVSRDNTYTLKLLRRGIDLAADTPTDEALRRVVVAHVMRPADGTPSGPELPALDPVAPVHDVLGVLAAHRGAALPVREPDGPLLGTLAEHDLLDHLRGGAGRGTVDH, encoded by the coding sequence GTGGTGTTCGGCCTGGAGCTGATCCTGCGGTCGTTCGGCGCAGTGGCGTTCGGCGTGCTGGTGATCAGCTCGGTGGTCGCGAACGTCGTCGCCGAGGTGATCGCCGGCGGCCGCGCGATCCTGACCCTGCCGCACTTCGACCTGGGCAGCCCCGCCCAGCTGCCGCTCTACGCGCTGCTCGGGCTGCTCGCCGGGCTGCTGGGCTGGGCCTTCGCCCGGATCCTCTACGTCGTCGAGGACGCCTGTGACGCCGTCTGGCGCGGCCCGGAGTGGCTGCGCCCGGCCGTCGGCGGGCTGCTGCTCGGCGCGCTGCTGCTGGCACTGCCCCAGATGTACGGCGTCGGCTACCCCGTACTGGAGGCCGCGATCGGTGGCCGGTACGTCGTCGGGTTCCTGCTCCTGCTTGTCGTCGGGAGGATCCTCGCGTCCAGCCTCACCATCGGCGTCGGTGGGTCCGGCGGTGTGTTCGCGCCGTCGCTGTTCGTCGGTGGCACCGCCGGGACCGCCTTCGGCTACGCCGCCGCGGCCCTGTTCCCGGCGCTGGACCTGCACCCCGGCGCGTTCGGTCTGGTCGGCATGGCGGCGGTGTTCGCGGGGGCAGCGCACGCCCCGATCACCGCGGTGCTCATCGTGTTCGAGCTGACCGGCGACTACGCCCTCATCCTGCCGCTGATGGCCGCCGTCGTCCTGGCCACCGGCCTGTCGAACCTGGTGTCGCGGGACAACACCTACACGCTCAAGCTGCTGCGACGCGGGATCGACCTCGCCGCCGACACCCCGACCGACGAGGCGCTTCGCCGGGTCGTCGTCGCCCACGTGATGCGTCCCGCCGACGGCACCCCGTCCGGCCCGGAGCTGCCCGCGCTGGACCCGGTCGCCCCGGTGCACGACGTCCTCGGGGTGCTCGCCGCGCACCGGGGAGCCGCGCTGCCCGTGCGGGAGCCGGACGGGCCGCTGCTCGGGACGCTCGCCGAACACGACCTGCTCGACCATCTGCGGGGGGGGGCGGGGCGGGGGACGGTTGACCACTGA
- a CDS encoding VWA domain-containing protein — MSTSTAPAAGPPRFPFSAVVGHDDLRLALLLNAVHPGVGGVLVRGEKGTAKSTAVRALAALLPSHEVVEACRFGCDPAAPDPSCPDGPHPAGAPGGRRPARLVELPVGATEDRLVGSLDLEKALSEGRRAYQPGLLADAHRGVLYVDEVNLLHDHLVDLLLDAAAMGRAHVERDGVSVSHAARFLLVGTMNPEEGELRPQLLDRFGLTVEVRASRDVDTRVEVTRRRMAFEDDPVGFVARFAPDETATAARLRAAQARVSAVAVSDRELRRIAFVCARFDVDGMRADLVITRAAAAHAAWEGRDAMTADDVRVAARLALPHRRRRDPFDEPGLDPAELDRALADAEEHLGPEDGPGPDDDPDHDPDPGPGPGDPAEPQDGPDGSGAGEEPDGTGGTTPEADDPHGPATGSGGRAEAPGTDSADGADGATDPTEATETTEGTAATDPGDRESGAAQAPAGGDGGEGRAVVVGDAARLHRATVRKFTVPGLGAGAPGRRSRARTDTGRVVRPSGAGTTRAADLHLPATVLAAAPHQAGRGRRGPGLLVRRDDLRRAEREGREGNLVLFVVDASGSMAARRRMTAVSGAVLGLLRDAYQRRDKVGLVTFRARAAELALPPTSSVPTAQQRLSRLRTGGRTPLAGGLLKARAVLDAERRRDPRRRPLVVLLTDGRATVAARDGGDPVADSRRAAALLAADGVHTVVVDCEAGHVRLGLAAPLAAAAGGELVTLDELTADSVGDLVRATRSARAA, encoded by the coding sequence TGGCGGCGCTGCTGCCCTCGCACGAGGTCGTCGAGGCCTGCCGGTTCGGCTGCGACCCCGCCGCGCCGGACCCGTCCTGCCCGGACGGCCCGCACCCGGCTGGCGCACCGGGCGGCCGCCGCCCGGCCCGGCTGGTCGAGCTGCCCGTCGGTGCGACCGAGGACCGCCTGGTCGGCTCGCTCGACCTGGAGAAGGCGCTGTCCGAGGGGCGCCGCGCTTACCAGCCCGGTCTGCTCGCCGACGCCCACCGCGGGGTGCTCTACGTCGACGAGGTCAACCTGCTGCACGACCACCTCGTCGACCTGCTGCTCGACGCCGCCGCGATGGGCCGCGCGCACGTCGAGCGCGACGGCGTCTCCGTCTCGCACGCGGCCCGGTTCCTGCTGGTCGGGACGATGAACCCGGAGGAGGGCGAGCTGCGCCCGCAGCTGCTCGACCGGTTCGGGCTGACCGTGGAGGTCCGGGCCAGCCGCGACGTCGACACCCGCGTCGAGGTGACCCGGCGGCGGATGGCGTTCGAGGACGACCCGGTCGGGTTCGTCGCCCGGTTCGCCCCGGACGAGACCGCGACCGCGGCCCGGCTCCGCGCCGCGCAGGCCCGTGTCTCCGCCGTCGCGGTGAGCGACCGCGAGCTGCGGCGGATCGCGTTCGTGTGCGCCCGGTTCGACGTCGACGGCATGCGCGCCGACCTGGTCATCACCCGCGCCGCGGCCGCGCACGCCGCCTGGGAGGGCCGCGACGCGATGACCGCCGACGACGTGCGTGTCGCCGCCCGGCTCGCGCTGCCGCACCGCCGTCGCCGCGACCCGTTCGACGAGCCCGGCCTGGACCCGGCCGAGCTGGACCGCGCCCTCGCCGACGCCGAGGAGCACCTGGGTCCCGAGGACGGCCCGGGCCCCGACGACGACCCCGACCACGATCCGGACCCCGGTCCGGGCCCCGGCGACCCGGCCGAGCCGCAGGACGGGCCGGACGGCTCCGGGGCGGGCGAGGAGCCCGACGGGACCGGGGGGACGACCCCCGAGGCGGACGACCCGCACGGCCCCGCGACCGGGTCCGGCGGGCGCGCCGAGGCACCCGGCACGGACAGCGCTGACGGCGCCGACGGCGCGACCGACCCGACCGAGGCGACGGAGACGACCGAGGGGACCGCGGCGACGGACCCGGGGGACCGGGAATCCGGGGCCGCGCAGGCACCGGCCGGGGGCGACGGCGGGGAGGGCCGCGCCGTCGTCGTCGGGGACGCTGCCCGGCTGCACCGGGCCACGGTCAGGAAGTTCACCGTGCCCGGGCTGGGCGCGGGCGCCCCGGGGCGCCGCTCCCGGGCCCGCACCGACACCGGGCGCGTCGTCCGCCCGTCCGGGGCGGGGACCACCCGCGCCGCGGACCTGCACCTGCCCGCGACCGTGCTCGCCGCGGCCCCGCACCAGGCCGGTCGCGGGCGCCGCGGGCCGGGCCTGCTGGTCCGCCGCGACGACCTGCGCCGCGCCGAGCGGGAGGGCCGCGAGGGCAACCTGGTGCTGTTCGTGGTCGACGCGTCCGGCTCGATGGCCGCGCGCAGGCGGATGACCGCGGTGTCCGGCGCCGTGCTGGGCCTGCTCCGCGACGCCTACCAGCGCCGGGACAAGGTCGGGCTGGTCACCTTCCGGGCCCGGGCGGCGGAGCTGGCGCTGCCCCCGACGTCGTCGGTGCCGACCGCCCAGCAGCGCCTGTCCCGGCTGCGCACCGGCGGGCGGACCCCGCTGGCCGGCGGACTGCTCAAGGCCCGCGCCGTGCTCGACGCCGAGCGGCGCCGGGACCCGCGCCGTCGCCCGCTGGTCGTCCTGCTCACCGACGGGCGGGCCACCGTCGCCGCCCGCGACGGCGGGGACCCCGTCGCGGACTCCCGCCGCGCCGCCGCGCTGCTGGCCGCGGACGGGGTGCACACCGTCGTCGTCGACTGCGAGGCCGGGCACGTGCGCCTGGGGCTCGCCGCGCCGCTCGCCGCCGCCGCGGGCGGCGAGCTGGTGACCCTTGACGAGCTGACCGCCGACAGCGTGGGCGACCTGGTCCGGGCGACCCGGTCCGCGCGCGCCGCCTGA
- the cobO gene encoding cob(I)yrinic acid a,c-diamide adenosyltransferase, whose translation MPQGQVSVTPADGLTTRQRRNRPLLVVHTGVMKGKSTAAFGMALRGWNQGWSIGVFQFVKSAKWKVGEEEAFRALGAVHEQTGQGGPVEWHKMGSGWSWSRKAGTETDHAADAVEGWAEIRRRIEREEHQVYVLDEFTYPLKWGWIDVDEVVGVLTARTGRQHVIITGRDAPPALIEAADLVMETTKIKHPMDAGQKGQRGIEW comes from the coding sequence GTGCCGCAGGGACAGGTGTCCGTCACGCCCGCCGACGGGCTCACCACCCGACAGCGCCGCAACCGGCCGCTGCTGGTGGTGCACACCGGGGTGATGAAGGGGAAGTCGACCGCCGCGTTCGGGATGGCGCTGCGCGGCTGGAACCAGGGCTGGTCGATCGGGGTGTTCCAGTTTGTCAAGTCCGCGAAGTGGAAGGTCGGGGAGGAGGAGGCGTTCCGCGCGCTGGGGGCCGTCCACGAGCAGACCGGGCAGGGCGGGCCCGTGGAGTGGCACAAGATGGGGTCGGGCTGGTCCTGGTCGCGCAAGGCGGGCACCGAGACCGACCACGCCGCCGACGCCGTCGAGGGCTGGGCCGAGATCCGCCGCCGCATCGAGCGCGAGGAGCACCAGGTCTACGTCCTCGACGAGTTCACCTACCCGCTGAAGTGGGGCTGGATCGACGTCGACGAGGTCGTCGGGGTGCTGACCGCCCGGACCGGCCGGCAGCACGTGATCATCACTGGAAGGGACGCCCCGCCCGCCCTGATCGAGGCCGCCGACCTGGTCATGGAGACCACGAAGATCAAGCACCCGATGGACGCCGGGCAGAAGGGCCAGCGGGGGATCGAGTGGTGA
- a CDS encoding cobalamin biosynthesis protein, which yields MITVGVGLRPGTPEAAVRALLDRVAAEHGLELGDAVVATLDRRVAEPGLLAAVAPREPHGFAAAALAVVGVARPDARVAAAVGAPSVAEAAALLAAGDGAQLIVGKTAGQGVTVAVAARAADVGLPSGGSCDTCGPGYRPTSPSSGGPAQGPAATTGRRSPGEERR from the coding sequence GTGATCACGGTCGGGGTGGGGCTGCGCCCCGGAACCCCCGAGGCCGCGGTGCGTGCGCTGCTGGACCGGGTCGCCGCCGAGCACGGGCTGGAGCTCGGCGACGCCGTCGTCGCCACCCTGGACCGGCGGGTCGCCGAACCCGGTCTGCTGGCGGCCGTCGCACCGCGGGAACCGCACGGATTCGCCGCGGCCGCACTGGCCGTGGTCGGGGTGGCGAGGCCGGATGCCCGGGTCGCCGCGGCCGTCGGGGCCCCATCGGTCGCAGAGGCCGCCGCGCTCCTCGCCGCGGGCGACGGAGCCCAGCTGATCGTGGGCAAGACCGCTGGTCAGGGCGTCACGGTCGCCGTGGCCGCCCGGGCGGCGGATGTGGGATTGCCCTCCGGGGGCTCCTGCGACACATGCGGTCCCGGCTATCGTCCGACGTCGCCGTCGAGCGGGGGCCCGGCGCAGGGACCCGCTGCCACCACCGGGCGTCGGAGTCCGGGAGAGGAACGTCGTTGA
- a CDS encoding DNA polymerase IV has protein sequence MDAFFASVEQLTRPTLADRPVLVGGAGPRGVVAGASYQARVFGARSAMPMGQARRRCPHATVLPPRFSLYKALSEEVMAVLGEFSPVLEPVSVDEAFVEPPDLVGASPDQVREWGTRLRGAVHDRTGLPASVGAGSGKQIAKIASELAKPDGLRVIAHTEQAAVLDPLPVRSLWGIGPVSGEALRKIGIETIGQLAAMDAREVAGVLGSAIGSELHRLARGIDDRPVAPRGAAKQISAETTFDADLTAMSAVHTAVESICVAVHRRLVTDGRTARTVTVKARTGDFTTHTRSETTPFGTRDLATLVAVARRLAEGAVGEGGVRLLGVSVSGFGDEPPLALFDAVPSENGWTTASALDPPPAADAPAGAAGVAVLDAPPDTDATTRTGATAGADSPAGAGGTAGADATTGAGDVPGQGRPDREPDPDRPWRAGDDVAHPEHGHGWVQGAGHGRVTVRFETAYTGPGRTRTLDAAEPDLTRADPLGSWRA, from the coding sequence ATGGACGCGTTCTTCGCCTCCGTCGAGCAGCTCACCCGGCCCACCCTGGCCGACCGTCCGGTCCTCGTCGGCGGCGCGGGACCGCGCGGCGTCGTCGCGGGGGCGAGCTACCAGGCCCGGGTGTTCGGGGCCCGCTCGGCGATGCCGATGGGCCAGGCGCGGCGGCGCTGCCCGCACGCGACGGTCCTGCCGCCCCGGTTCTCCCTGTACAAAGCGCTGTCCGAGGAGGTCATGGCCGTCCTCGGCGAGTTCTCCCCCGTGCTGGAGCCGGTGTCGGTGGACGAGGCGTTCGTGGAGCCGCCCGACCTCGTGGGCGCCTCTCCCGACCAGGTGCGGGAGTGGGGCACCCGGCTGCGCGGCGCGGTGCACGACCGCACCGGGCTGCCCGCCTCGGTGGGCGCCGGGTCGGGCAAGCAGATCGCGAAGATCGCCTCCGAGCTGGCCAAGCCGGACGGGCTGCGGGTGATCGCCCACACCGAGCAGGCGGCCGTGCTCGACCCGCTGCCGGTGCGGTCGCTGTGGGGCATCGGTCCGGTCTCCGGCGAGGCGCTGCGGAAGATCGGGATCGAGACGATCGGGCAGCTCGCCGCGATGGACGCCCGCGAGGTCGCCGGGGTGCTGGGCAGCGCGATCGGGTCCGAGCTGCACCGTCTCGCCCGCGGCATCGACGACCGTCCGGTCGCCCCGCGCGGTGCCGCAAAGCAGATCAGCGCGGAGACGACCTTCGACGCCGACCTGACCGCGATGAGCGCGGTGCACACCGCGGTGGAGTCGATCTGCGTCGCCGTGCACCGACGGCTGGTCACCGACGGTCGGACCGCCCGCACCGTCACCGTGAAGGCACGGACCGGGGACTTCACCACCCACACCCGGTCGGAGACGACCCCGTTCGGCACCCGGGACCTGGCGACCCTGGTCGCGGTGGCGCGACGGCTGGCCGAGGGCGCGGTCGGCGAGGGCGGGGTGCGGCTGCTGGGCGTGTCGGTCTCCGGCTTCGGCGACGAGCCGCCGCTGGCCCTGTTCGACGCGGTGCCCTCGGAGAACGGTTGGACGACGGCCTCGGCCCTGGACCCCCCGCCCGCGGCCGACGCCCCGGCCGGCGCGGCGGGGGTGGCCGTGCTCGACGCACCACCGGACACCGACGCGACGACGAGGACGGGCGCGACCGCGGGGGCCGACAGTCCTGCGGGGGCCGGCGGTACCGCGGGGGCCGACGCGACCACGGGGGCCGGCGACGTGCCCGGCCAGGGCCGCCCCGACCGCGAACCCGACCCGGACCGGCCCTGGCGCGCCGGCGACGACGTCGCCCACCCCGAGCACGGCCACGGCTGGGTCCAGGGCGCCGGGCACGGGCGGGTCACCGTGCGCTTCGAGACCGCCTACACCGGGCCCGGCCGCACCCGCACGCTCGACGCCGCCGAGCCCGACCTCACCCGGGCCGACCCGCTGGGCAGCTGGCGGGCCTGA
- the cobA gene encoding uroporphyrinogen-III C-methyltransferase has protein sequence MNAHHEQYLVGLDLAGRRAVVVGGGQVAQRRVARLIAAGAVVEVVSPEVTPAVEGMASAGEITWTARRWTDGDLAGAWYAIAATDEPETNAAVVAEAERDRVFCVRADDGDRGTAVTPATGGYDGLTVGVLARGAHRRSAAVRTALVEALAAGVVDESAEPPQAGVALVGGGPGDPELITVRGRRLLSRAEVVVADRLGPRDILDELSPEVEVIDASKIPYGRAMAQERINELLVSHARAGKFVVRLKGGDPFVYGRGFEEVQACAAAGVPVTVVPGITSAFAAPAVAGTPVSHRGVAHEIVVVSGHVAPGDPRSLTDWTALGRMTGTIVLMMAVERLGKFAEALITNGRPADTPVLIVQDGTTRIERSVRATLETAERVAAEQEISPPAIVVIGPVAGLQAPVAR, from the coding sequence TTGAACGCGCACCACGAGCAGTACCTGGTCGGGCTGGACCTGGCCGGCCGCCGGGCCGTCGTCGTCGGCGGGGGACAGGTCGCCCAGCGACGTGTCGCCCGCCTGATCGCGGCGGGAGCCGTCGTCGAGGTCGTCTCGCCCGAGGTCACCCCGGCAGTCGAGGGCATGGCCTCGGCCGGGGAGATCACCTGGACGGCCCGCCGCTGGACCGACGGCGACCTCGCCGGGGCCTGGTACGCGATCGCCGCCACCGACGAGCCGGAGACCAACGCCGCCGTCGTCGCCGAGGCCGAGCGGGACCGGGTGTTCTGCGTCCGCGCCGACGACGGCGACCGGGGCACCGCAGTCACCCCCGCCACCGGCGGCTACGACGGGCTCACCGTCGGCGTGCTGGCCCGGGGCGCGCACCGGCGGTCCGCGGCCGTGCGCACCGCGCTGGTCGAGGCACTGGCCGCCGGCGTCGTCGACGAGTCGGCCGAGCCCCCACAGGCCGGTGTCGCGCTGGTCGGTGGCGGCCCCGGCGACCCGGAGCTGATCACCGTGCGCGGCCGGCGGCTGCTGTCGCGCGCCGAGGTCGTCGTCGCCGACCGGCTCGGCCCGCGCGACATCCTCGACGAGCTGTCCCCCGAGGTCGAGGTCATCGACGCCTCGAAGATCCCCTACGGCCGCGCCATGGCCCAGGAGCGGATCAACGAGCTGCTCGTCTCGCACGCCCGCGCCGGGAAGTTCGTGGTGCGCCTCAAGGGCGGCGACCCGTTCGTCTACGGCCGCGGGTTCGAGGAGGTCCAGGCGTGCGCCGCGGCAGGGGTCCCGGTGACCGTCGTCCCGGGCATCACCAGCGCCTTCGCCGCACCGGCCGTCGCCGGGACGCCGGTGAGCCACCGCGGGGTGGCACACGAGATCGTCGTCGTCTCCGGGCACGTCGCACCGGGTGACCCGCGCAGCCTGACCGACTGGACCGCGCTGGGCCGGATGACCGGCACGATCGTGCTGATGATGGCCGTGGAGCGGCTCGGGAAGTTCGCTGAGGCGCTCATCACCAACGGCCGCCCGGCCGACACCCCGGTGCTGATCGTGCAGGACGGCACCACGCGGATCGAGCGGTCGGTCCGCGCGACGCTGGAGACCGCCGAGCGCGTCGCCGCCGAGCAGGAGATCAGCCCGCCCGCGATCGTCGTGATCGGGCCGGTCGCCGGTCTGCAGGCGCCCGTCGCCCGCTGA
- a CDS encoding cobyrinate a,c-diamide synthase — protein sequence MVTTVTTARALVVAAPSSGSGKTTVATGLMAALSRRGTRVAPFKIGPDYIDPGYHTLAAGRPGRNLDVVLQGADRLAPLARHGSRDADVAVVEGVMGLFDGRIADGAGSTAQVAAALGAPVVLVVDVRGQSRSLAALLHGFRSFDESVQVAGVILNRVGSQRHADVCRAAAEEVGLPVLGAVPRRAELAVPSRHLGLVTAAEHGTAATAAVDAMAELVATHVDLDAVLALARPLPAGPVWDPAAEVGTSGTAGQRPLVALAGGPAFGFGYAEHAELLTAAGADVATFDPLRDPALPAGTAALVLPGGFPEEHVGALGDNAPLRAQVAALAASGAPVHAECGGLLYLCRDLDGTPMCGVLDASAGMTPRLTLGYRDAVAVSASPLFAAGERAGAHEFHRCAVTPRAGAAPAWAWRGGEPEGYVEDRVHASFLHTHPAGVPGAVARFVAAARHTRAGAAPAAFA from the coding sequence GTGGTGACCACCGTGACCACGGCCCGCGCGCTGGTCGTCGCGGCGCCGTCGTCGGGCAGCGGGAAGACGACGGTGGCGACCGGGCTGATGGCCGCGCTGTCGCGGCGCGGCACCCGGGTCGCGCCGTTCAAGATCGGGCCGGACTACATCGACCCCGGCTACCACACGCTCGCCGCGGGCCGTCCGGGCCGCAACCTCGACGTCGTCCTGCAGGGCGCCGACCGGCTCGCCCCGCTGGCCCGGCACGGGAGCCGGGACGCCGACGTCGCCGTCGTCGAGGGGGTGATGGGGCTGTTCGACGGCCGCATCGCCGACGGCGCCGGGTCCACCGCGCAGGTCGCCGCCGCGCTGGGGGCACCGGTGGTGCTGGTCGTCGACGTCCGGGGGCAGTCCCGGTCGCTGGCCGCGTTGCTGCACGGGTTCCGCAGCTTCGACGAGTCCGTGCAGGTGGCGGGGGTGATCCTCAACCGGGTCGGGTCGCAGCGCCACGCCGACGTCTGCCGGGCCGCGGCCGAGGAGGTCGGGCTGCCGGTGCTCGGCGCCGTCCCGCGACGGGCCGAGCTGGCGGTGCCCTCGCGGCACCTGGGCCTGGTCACCGCCGCCGAGCACGGCACCGCCGCGACCGCCGCGGTGGACGCGATGGCCGAGCTCGTCGCCACACACGTGGATCTCGACGCCGTCCTCGCACTCGCCCGCCCGCTGCCCGCCGGCCCGGTCTGGGACCCGGCCGCCGAGGTCGGCACGAGCGGCACGGCGGGGCAGCGGCCGCTCGTCGCGCTCGCCGGGGGGCCCGCGTTCGGGTTCGGCTACGCCGAGCACGCCGAGCTCCTCACCGCGGCCGGCGCCGACGTGGCGACCTTCGACCCGCTGCGCGACCCCGCGCTCCCGGCGGGCACCGCCGCGCTCGTGCTGCCCGGCGGCTTCCCCGAGGAGCACGTCGGCGCGCTCGGCGACAACGCACCGCTGCGGGCGCAGGTCGCGGCGCTGGCCGCGTCCGGGGCGCCGGTGCACGCCGAGTGCGGCGGGCTGCTCTACCTGTGCCGCGACCTAGACGGGACGCCGATGTGCGGGGTCCTCGACGCGTCGGCGGGGATGACCCCACGGCTCACCCTCGGCTACCGCGACGCGGTCGCGGTGTCGGCGTCGCCGCTGTTCGCGGCGGGCGAGCGGGCCGGGGCACACGAGTTCCACCGGTGCGCGGTCACCCCGCGGGCCGGTGCGGCCCCGGCCTGGGCGTGGCGGGGCGGGGAGCCGGAGGGCTACGTCGAGGACCGGGTGCACGCCTCGTTCCTGCACACCCACCCGGCCGGCGTGCCCGGCGCCGTCGCCCGGTTCGTCGCGGCGGCACGCCACACCCGGGCCGGGGCCGCCCCGGCCGCGTTCGCATGA
- a CDS encoding chloride channel protein, whose amino-acid sequence MTAVRALHSALVGTRPGLVGRATVIGIGAGIGSVLFHELILGVTWLVTGREDFSDAGRVASPHLPGLGVWFLLIAPVLGGLVYGPLVQRFAPEARGHGVPEVMFAVARRGGRIPATVAAVKALASGICIGTPRSPGWCSAWS is encoded by the coding sequence GTGACCGCGGTCCGCGCGCTGCACAGCGCGCTCGTCGGCACCCGGCCGGGGCTCGTCGGTCGGGCGACCGTCATCGGGATCGGCGCCGGCATCGGGTCGGTGCTGTTCCACGAGCTGATCCTCGGCGTGACCTGGCTGGTCACCGGGCGGGAGGACTTCTCCGACGCCGGCCGGGTCGCCTCGCCGCACCTGCCCGGGCTGGGCGTGTGGTTCCTGCTGATCGCCCCGGTGCTCGGCGGCCTGGTGTACGGCCCACTGGTCCAGCGGTTCGCCCCGGAGGCGCGCGGGCACGGGGTGCCCGAGGTGATGTTCGCCGTCGCGCGCAGGGGCGGGCGGATCCCGGCCACCGTCGCCGCGGTGAAGGCGCTCGCGTCGGGTATCTGCATCGGCACGCCCCGATCTCCGGGGTGGTGTTCGGCCTGGAGCTGA